One genomic window of Corallococcus caeni includes the following:
- a CDS encoding NAD-dependent epimerase/dehydratase family protein translates to MKILVTGATGYIGGAVVDALKQAGHQVLGLARSDDARNKLTARGIQAVAGDLADTKGLAALVKDLDAVVWTATTNSEAVDAPAVAAVLDALKGTNKAFVYTSGVWVHGDTQGVVTEDSPLAAAALVAWRPAVEQRTLNTPGVRGVVIRPGIVYGRAVGIPSMLTASAKQDGAARFVGTGENHWPVVFVEDLADLYVRAVEKAPAGTVLVAVQGPAVKLKDIAQAASEGAGAGGKTVAWPLEEARKQFGAFADALALDQRFSAQKAQALLGWTPKGPGIIDELRSGSYARR, encoded by the coding sequence ATGAAGATCCTTGTGACGGGCGCGACGGGCTACATCGGCGGGGCGGTCGTGGACGCGCTCAAGCAGGCGGGCCACCAGGTCCTGGGGCTGGCGCGCTCCGACGACGCGCGCAACAAGCTCACCGCCCGCGGCATCCAGGCGGTGGCGGGCGACCTCGCGGACACGAAGGGGCTGGCCGCGCTGGTGAAGGACCTGGACGCGGTCGTCTGGACGGCCACGACCAACAGCGAGGCCGTGGACGCGCCCGCCGTCGCGGCGGTGCTGGACGCGCTCAAGGGCACGAACAAGGCGTTCGTCTACACGAGCGGCGTCTGGGTGCACGGCGACACGCAGGGCGTCGTCACGGAGGACTCGCCGCTCGCCGCGGCGGCGCTGGTGGCCTGGCGCCCGGCGGTGGAGCAGCGCACGCTGAACACGCCGGGCGTGCGCGGCGTCGTCATCCGCCCGGGCATCGTCTACGGCCGCGCCGTGGGCATCCCCTCCATGCTCACCGCCTCCGCGAAGCAGGACGGCGCGGCCCGCTTCGTGGGCACCGGTGAGAACCACTGGCCGGTGGTGTTCGTGGAGGACCTGGCGGACCTCTACGTGCGCGCCGTGGAGAAGGCCCCCGCGGGCACCGTGCTGGTCGCCGTGCAGGGCCCGGCCGTGAAGCTCAAGGACATCGCCCAGGCGGCGAGCGAGGGCGCGGGCGCGGGCGGCAAGACCGTGGCGTGGCCCCTGGAGGAGGCGCGCAAGCAGTTCGGCGCGTTCGCGGACGCGCTGGCGCTGGACCAGCGCTTCTCCGCCCAGAAGGCGCAGGCGCTGCTGGGCTGGACGCCCAAGGGCCCCGGCATCATCGACGAGCTGCGCAGCGGTTCCTACGCGCGGCGCTGA
- a CDS encoding acyl-CoA dehydrogenase family protein: MDSTTDDFRGRVRTFVNDHVRPHVDAWEREGAYPLELWRQAGRAGLLSLGHSPERLPDDPGRLAVLVEELTLGGSQGITMGLGSHFVSLKAVQGADAAVAARVVPSVLRGDQSIVLALTEPRAGSDLRGFECRAEPHGDGHRLTGDKRFICNGGRADLLLVGALLDGALALFLVEGNAPGLSHERLACLGWRCLPLAALRFESTPARLLIHGREAGRLLQQCLQQERLNLSVMALASAELALRDTVEHCRARRVGTEALLDRSVLRQRLAERHSELSVARVFVEQAVRWQAEGQLTAARAAIAKNTAVDVLERVAHDAVQLHGAHGCVEPSRVERIYRDARLLGIGGGAREVMLDIIGRTL, translated from the coding sequence ATGGACTCCACGACGGACGACTTCCGGGGCCGGGTGCGCACCTTCGTCAACGACCACGTGCGCCCCCACGTGGACGCGTGGGAGCGCGAAGGGGCCTACCCGCTGGAGCTCTGGCGGCAGGCGGGCAGGGCGGGCCTGCTGTCGCTGGGGCATTCCCCGGAGCGGCTCCCGGACGACCCGGGCCGGTTGGCGGTGCTGGTGGAGGAGCTGACCCTGGGCGGCTCGCAGGGCATCACCATGGGGCTTGGGTCGCACTTCGTCAGCCTCAAGGCGGTGCAGGGCGCTGACGCGGCGGTGGCGGCCCGGGTAGTGCCCTCCGTGCTCCGGGGCGACCAGAGCATCGTGCTCGCGCTGACCGAACCGCGGGCAGGCTCGGACCTGCGCGGGTTCGAGTGCCGCGCCGAACCGCACGGCGACGGTCACCGGCTCACCGGCGACAAGCGCTTCATCTGCAACGGCGGCCGCGCGGACCTGCTGCTGGTGGGCGCGCTCCTGGACGGGGCCCTGGCGCTGTTCCTGGTGGAGGGCAACGCCCCGGGCCTGAGCCACGAACGCCTGGCGTGCCTGGGCTGGCGCTGCCTGCCGCTCGCGGCGCTGCGCTTCGAGTCCACACCCGCGCGCCTCCTCATCCACGGCCGCGAGGCGGGCCGGCTCCTCCAGCAGTGCCTGCAACAGGAGCGGCTGAACCTGTCGGTGATGGCCCTGGCGTCCGCGGAGCTGGCCCTGCGCGACACCGTGGAGCACTGCCGCGCGCGGCGCGTGGGCACCGAAGCGCTCCTGGACAGGTCCGTGCTGCGCCAGCGCCTGGCGGAGCGGCACTCGGAGTTGAGCGTGGCGCGCGTCTTCGTGGAGCAGGCGGTGCGCTGGCAGGCCGAAGGACAGCTCACCGCCGCGCGGGCCGCCATCGCGAAGAACACCGCCGTGGACGTGCTGGAGCGGGTGGCCCACGACGCGGTGCAACTGCACGGCGCGCACGGCTGCGTCGAACCCTCGCGCGTGGAGCGCATCTACCGCGACGCGCGCCTGCTGGGCATTGGCGGCGGCGCCCGGGAAGTCATGCTGGACATCATCGGACGGACCCTGTGA
- a CDS encoding PaaI family thioesterase: MTNDNTTDLSEHAQAHSRALLEHAYQRYCGLELLEQRPGYCKCRLRVTEAIDNLSHTLHGGVIYSMLDVVSMLATLPMLGPDEYALTSNFNAMMLSATPLGTVVEFEATVLRGGRNLIFTQSHAWKLAADGSRTQVASAQLSKLRMRHDWQANARKG; this comes from the coding sequence GTGACGAACGACAACACGACGGACCTGAGCGAGCACGCCCAGGCGCACTCCCGCGCGCTGCTGGAGCACGCCTACCAGCGCTACTGCGGCCTGGAGCTGCTGGAGCAGCGCCCCGGCTACTGCAAGTGCCGGCTGCGCGTCACGGAGGCCATCGACAACCTCAGCCATACGCTGCACGGCGGGGTCATCTACTCCATGCTGGACGTGGTCAGCATGCTGGCCACGCTGCCCATGCTGGGGCCGGACGAGTACGCGCTCACCAGCAACTTCAACGCGATGATGCTGTCCGCCACGCCCCTGGGCACGGTGGTGGAGTTCGAGGCCACCGTGCTGCGCGGCGGCAGAAACCTCATCTTCACCCAGAGCCACGCCTGGAAGCTGGCCGCGGACGGCTCGCGCACGCAGGTGGCCTCCGCGCAGCTGAGCAAGCTGCGCATGCGCCACGACTGGCAGGCGAACGCCCGCAAGGGCTGA
- a CDS encoding DMT family transporter, which produces MTTQTLVGTRLRQLGDAPLLLLIATGVLLGSMLPMSRVARAEGWSPLAFAFWPALGSGLALAFAGARGSSEAPEARPVLRYSLIAGVLSVAVPNSVTFIVMQSVGTSVTSLVYTLPPLFTYAFAWGLGIERYRPLRLAGIVVGLGGAALLVLGRGMAGGSGSAWWLALALCTPISIAAGNVYRKLRMPKGAPASLLAGGMLLGGALALLPLLVASGGLTRPGMAGWTVILAQCVFTSLGYRVYFHFQRVADPVYFSQFGYVVSATGVLSGLLFFNEHLTLPMLLAIGVILAGIAMVNARAP; this is translated from the coding sequence ATGACCACCCAGACCCTCGTCGGAACCCGGCTGCGCCAGCTGGGGGACGCGCCGCTGCTGCTGTTGATCGCCACCGGTGTGCTGCTGGGCAGCATGCTCCCCATGTCCCGCGTGGCCCGCGCGGAGGGCTGGTCGCCGCTGGCGTTCGCCTTCTGGCCGGCGCTGGGCAGCGGCCTGGCGCTGGCGTTCGCGGGAGCGCGCGGCTCCTCCGAGGCGCCGGAGGCACGGCCCGTGCTGCGCTACAGCCTCATCGCCGGGGTGCTGAGCGTCGCCGTGCCCAACAGCGTCACCTTCATCGTCATGCAGAGCGTGGGCACCAGCGTGACGTCCCTGGTGTACACGCTGCCGCCGCTGTTCACGTATGCCTTTGCCTGGGGCCTGGGCATCGAACGCTACCGGCCCCTGCGGCTCGCGGGCATCGTGGTGGGCCTGGGCGGCGCGGCCCTGCTGGTGCTGGGGCGGGGCATGGCGGGGGGCTCCGGCTCCGCGTGGTGGCTGGCCCTGGCGCTCTGCACGCCCATCAGCATCGCGGCCGGCAACGTGTACCGGAAGCTGCGCATGCCCAAGGGCGCGCCCGCGAGCCTCCTGGCCGGCGGCATGCTGCTGGGCGGGGCGCTGGCGCTCTTGCCGCTGCTGGTGGCGAGCGGCGGGCTGACCCGCCCCGGCATGGCGGGCTGGACGGTCATCCTGGCCCAGTGTGTCTTCACCAGCCTGGGCTACCGCGTGTACTTCCACTTCCAGCGCGTCGCGGACCCGGTGTACTTCAGCCAGTTCGGCTACGTCGTCTCCGCGACGGGTGTGCTGTCCGGGCTGCTCTTCTTCAACGAGCACCTGACGCTGCCCATGCTGCTGGCCATCGGCGTCATCCTGGCGGGCATCGCCATGGTGAACGCCCGCGCGCCCTGA
- the asnB gene encoding asparagine synthase (glutamine-hydrolyzing) has translation MCGFIGVYQRSPSGFDERGLLTALTTLHHRGPDERSLWHDPAGRAVLGHVRLSIIGLDNGRQPIVADEGDIALVVNGELYDHERIRRELQALGCHFKTESDSEIALHLYRRSGLAGLKQLRGEFAILLFDRQRRLMLAVRDRMGIKPMFYAQHRGAWYFASEIKALLAAGVPAEWDEHAYASRAFYLRDHTLFKGVKSVQPGCWVMADSGGLHHGRYWDMEFARQDAPDPADEQGMVEAIRAAVEQSVRLRLRADVPMGVYLSGGIDSSAMLGVATQLSGQPLDAFNLSFTDMDDYDENKFARLAAEHNGARFHTVAVSQDDLADHFEQALWHNETPFFNAHGVAKYILSETVRDAGMKVVLTGEGADEVFAGYPHFRRDMLLYNPERQDPALVTKLRQRIQESENGYVQPDMPQDIHWMVQQLSHGVSWLDNQAGWFKALEALYRPDFGEQFAGSDPYRQFYDRLDHRNLEGRDPVHKSMYLWAKSYLPNFVLTTLGDRMEMAHSIEGRVPLLDHHVVELACQMPVWMKVRGSTEKYVFREAMRPYLPDALYKRKKHYFRAPPATLQQKGRLYQLVRDVLNGSELDALPFFDPARVRNLLEKLPTLSAHEQGLLDPMLMELTSLCLLQNRYSLRASVSQPLWSAREEAA, from the coding sequence ATGTGCGGATTCATTGGCGTCTACCAGCGTTCCCCCTCCGGCTTCGATGAGCGCGGCCTCCTCACCGCGCTGACCACCCTCCACCACCGCGGCCCCGACGAGCGCAGCCTGTGGCATGACCCGGCCGGTCGCGCGGTGCTGGGCCACGTCCGGCTGAGCATCATCGGCCTGGACAACGGCCGGCAGCCCATCGTCGCGGACGAAGGGGACATCGCGCTGGTGGTCAACGGCGAGCTCTATGACCACGAGCGGATCCGCCGGGAGCTCCAGGCGCTCGGATGCCACTTCAAGACGGAGTCCGACAGTGAGATTGCCCTGCACCTGTATCGCCGCTCCGGCCTGGCGGGCCTGAAGCAGCTGCGCGGCGAGTTCGCCATCCTGCTCTTCGACCGGCAGCGCCGCCTGATGCTGGCCGTGCGCGACCGCATGGGCATCAAGCCCATGTTCTACGCGCAGCACCGGGGCGCCTGGTACTTCGCGTCGGAAATCAAGGCGCTCCTGGCCGCGGGCGTCCCGGCGGAGTGGGACGAACACGCGTACGCGAGCCGCGCCTTCTACCTGCGCGATCACACCCTCTTCAAGGGCGTGAAGAGCGTGCAGCCCGGGTGCTGGGTGATGGCGGACAGCGGCGGCCTGCACCACGGCCGCTACTGGGACATGGAGTTCGCGCGCCAGGACGCGCCGGACCCCGCGGACGAGCAGGGCATGGTGGAGGCCATCCGCGCCGCGGTGGAGCAGTCCGTGCGCCTGCGCCTGCGCGCGGACGTGCCCATGGGCGTCTACCTGAGCGGCGGCATCGACTCCTCCGCCATGCTGGGCGTGGCCACGCAGCTGTCCGGCCAGCCGCTGGACGCGTTCAACCTGTCCTTCACGGACATGGACGACTACGACGAGAACAAGTTCGCGCGGCTGGCCGCGGAGCACAACGGCGCGCGCTTCCACACCGTGGCCGTGTCCCAGGACGACCTGGCGGACCACTTCGAGCAGGCGCTCTGGCACAACGAGACGCCGTTCTTCAACGCGCACGGCGTGGCCAAGTACATCCTCAGCGAGACGGTGCGCGACGCCGGCATGAAGGTCGTCCTCACCGGCGAGGGCGCCGACGAGGTCTTCGCCGGCTACCCGCACTTCCGCCGCGACATGCTGCTCTACAACCCGGAGCGGCAGGACCCGGCGCTCGTCACCAAGCTGCGCCAGCGCATCCAGGAGAGCGAGAACGGCTACGTCCAGCCCGACATGCCCCAGGACATCCACTGGATGGTCCAGCAGCTGTCCCACGGCGTGTCCTGGCTGGACAACCAGGCCGGCTGGTTCAAGGCGCTGGAGGCGCTCTACCGCCCGGACTTCGGCGAGCAGTTCGCGGGCAGCGACCCCTACCGCCAGTTCTACGACCGGTTGGACCACCGCAACCTGGAGGGGCGCGACCCCGTCCACAAGTCCATGTACCTGTGGGCCAAGTCGTACCTGCCCAACTTCGTGCTCACCACGCTGGGCGACCGCATGGAGATGGCCCACAGCATCGAGGGCCGGGTGCCGCTGCTGGACCACCACGTGGTGGAGCTGGCGTGCCAGATGCCCGTCTGGATGAAGGTGCGCGGCTCCACGGAGAAGTACGTCTTCCGCGAGGCCATGCGGCCGTACCTGCCGGACGCCCTCTACAAGCGCAAGAAGCACTACTTCCGCGCGCCGCCCGCCACGCTCCAGCAGAAGGGCCGGCTGTATCAGCTGGTGCGCGACGTGCTGAACGGCTCGGAGCTGGACGCGCTGCCCTTCTTCGACCCCGCGCGCGTGCGCAACCTGCTGGAGAAGCTGCCCACGCTGAGCGCGCATGAGCAGGGCCTGCTGGACCCGATGCTGATGGAGCTGACCAGCCTGTGCCTGTTGCAGAACCGGTACTCGCTGCGCGCCTCCGTCAGCCAGCCCCTGTGGAGCGCCCGCGAGGAGGCGGCATGA
- a CDS encoding LysR family transcriptional regulator, translating into MEQVAPYFTFAEVVRTGSFTVAARSLGLSKATVSKQVMALEEALGVRLLQRTTRKLSPTAEGRALAARCQRMTQELEAAKAEVLLLRRKPRGPLRVSIPMSFGLMRVLPAMPEFLERYPEIELDIQLDDRVVDLVEQGFDACIRIAQLPDSSLLARKLASSRRVICATPAYLHRHGTPHRPEDLRQHRCLQYTYLASGTAWRLRGPGDVESLVETTGTLKANSSLALKTAVLGHAGIAQFPLFAVWEELRDGQLVEVLDDHTLPDLSIWAVHAQGRTVTPKVGAWVDFLARRFADEPGWNLGAQAKRGA; encoded by the coding sequence ATGGAGCAGGTGGCGCCGTATTTCACGTTCGCGGAGGTGGTGCGCACCGGCAGCTTCACGGTGGCGGCCCGCTCGTTGGGGCTGTCCAAGGCGACCGTCAGCAAGCAGGTGATGGCGCTGGAGGAGGCGCTGGGCGTGCGGCTGTTGCAGCGCACCACGCGCAAGCTGTCGCCGACGGCGGAGGGCCGGGCGCTGGCGGCGCGGTGTCAGCGGATGACGCAGGAATTGGAGGCGGCGAAGGCGGAGGTGCTGCTGTTGCGCCGCAAGCCGCGCGGCCCCTTGCGCGTGAGCATCCCCATGTCCTTCGGGCTGATGCGGGTGCTGCCGGCGATGCCGGAGTTCCTGGAGCGCTACCCGGAGATTGAGTTGGACATCCAGCTGGATGACCGCGTGGTGGACCTGGTGGAGCAGGGCTTCGACGCGTGCATCCGCATCGCGCAGCTGCCGGACTCGTCGCTGCTGGCGCGGAAGCTGGCCTCCAGCCGCCGCGTCATCTGCGCGACGCCCGCGTACCTCCACCGGCACGGCACGCCGCACCGGCCGGAGGACCTGCGCCAGCACCGCTGCCTCCAGTACACGTACCTGGCCTCCGGCACCGCGTGGCGCCTGCGCGGCCCGGGGGACGTGGAGTCCCTGGTGGAGACCACCGGCACGCTGAAGGCCAACAGCAGCCTGGCCCTGAAGACGGCGGTGCTGGGCCACGCCGGCATCGCGCAGTTCCCCCTCTTCGCGGTGTGGGAGGAGCTGCGGGACGGACAGCTCGTGGAGGTGCTGGACGACCACACGCTCCCGGACCTGTCCATCTGGGCCGTGCACGCGCAGGGACGCACCGTCACGCCGAAGGTGGGCGCGTGGGTGGACTTCCTGGCGCGGCGCTTCGCGGACGAGCCCGGGTGGAACCTGGGCGCCCAGGCGAAGCGCGGCGCCTGA
- a CDS encoding YceI family protein, with protein sequence MTSFIKSLALAAALAVPSLAGATAYDIHPTNSSALFSVKHMMVSNVRGSFSKVTGTVQLDEKDLTKSSVEAVIDATTVTTNDASRDEHLRGPDFFDVTKFPTLTFKSTKVEKSGDGLKLTGDLTIRGVKKPVVLQLDGFDVESKDPYGNVKRGGTATTKIARKDFGLKWNAALETGGVAVGEEVSITLEIELVKKQPAQPVKSAAGTTP encoded by the coding sequence ATGACGTCGTTCATCAAGTCCCTGGCCCTCGCGGCCGCCCTCGCCGTGCCCTCGCTGGCCGGCGCCACCGCGTACGACATCCACCCGACGAACTCGTCCGCGCTCTTCTCCGTGAAGCACATGATGGTGTCCAACGTGCGCGGCTCCTTCTCCAAGGTGACCGGCACGGTGCAACTGGACGAGAAGGACCTGACGAAGTCGTCGGTGGAGGCCGTCATCGACGCCACCACCGTCACCACCAACGACGCCTCGCGCGACGAGCACCTGCGCGGGCCGGACTTCTTCGACGTCACGAAGTTCCCCACGCTCACGTTCAAGTCCACGAAGGTGGAGAAGTCCGGCGACGGCCTGAAGCTGACGGGCGACCTCACCATCCGCGGCGTGAAGAAGCCCGTGGTGTTGCAGCTGGACGGCTTCGACGTGGAGTCCAAGGACCCGTACGGCAACGTCAAGCGGGGCGGCACGGCCACCACGAAGATTGCCCGCAAGGACTTCGGCCTGAAGTGGAACGCCGCGCTGGAGACGGGGGGCGTGGCGGTGGGGGAGGAGGTCTCCATCACGCTGGAGATCGAGCTCGTGAAGAAGCAGCCGGCGCAGCCGGTGAAGTCGGCCGCGGGCACCACGCCCTAG
- a CDS encoding hydroxymethylglutaryl-CoA synthase encodes MQAGLEAIGVAVPDTYVELADLAMARGVAPGKYVEGLGVTRMGVPLVDEDTVTLASRAARMALESAGCSPEDVGLLVVGTETAVDHSKPVASYVQGLLGLPTRCRIFETKHACYGGTAALQMALDWVRSGSAKGRKALIVCSDIARYGVGTPGEPTQGAGAVAMLVSDTPALLALEAGKTGVYSKDVMDFWRPLYSKDALVDGHYSVQCYLDALEGAYRAYQEAAAEPVGEGAYSDRFAALVYHVPYGKMSRKAHRHLRTLDGDAAPDASFDRLVGNSLVLPSQVGNIYTGSMYLALASLLSTAPQDLTGQRVGLFSYGSGSCAEFFSGVVQAGAQERVEALGLEARLSRRRALSIPEYEDVMRAREHLDERPAADAAGSGFRYQGTRDHKRIYAT; translated from the coding sequence ATGCAGGCAGGACTGGAAGCAATCGGAGTCGCCGTACCGGACACCTACGTGGAGCTCGCGGACCTGGCCATGGCGCGCGGCGTGGCGCCGGGCAAGTACGTGGAGGGCCTGGGGGTGACGCGCATGGGCGTGCCCCTGGTGGACGAGGACACCGTGACGCTGGCGTCCCGCGCGGCGCGCATGGCGCTGGAGTCCGCGGGCTGCTCGCCGGAGGACGTGGGCCTGCTGGTGGTGGGCACGGAGACGGCGGTGGACCACTCCAAGCCGGTGGCCTCCTACGTCCAGGGCCTGCTGGGACTGCCCACGCGCTGCCGCATCTTCGAGACGAAGCACGCCTGCTACGGCGGCACCGCGGCGCTCCAGATGGCGCTCGACTGGGTGCGCTCCGGCAGCGCGAAGGGCCGCAAGGCGCTCATCGTGTGCTCGGACATCGCCCGCTACGGCGTGGGCACGCCGGGCGAGCCCACGCAGGGCGCCGGCGCGGTGGCGATGCTGGTGTCGGACACGCCCGCGCTGCTGGCCCTGGAGGCGGGCAAGACGGGCGTCTACTCCAAGGACGTGATGGATTTCTGGCGTCCGCTGTACTCGAAGGACGCGCTGGTGGACGGGCACTACTCCGTGCAGTGCTACCTGGACGCGCTGGAGGGCGCCTACCGGGCCTACCAGGAGGCCGCCGCGGAGCCGGTGGGCGAGGGCGCGTACAGCGACCGCTTCGCCGCGCTCGTCTACCACGTGCCCTACGGGAAGATGTCCCGCAAGGCGCACCGGCACCTGCGCACGCTGGACGGGGACGCCGCGCCGGACGCGAGCTTCGACCGGCTGGTGGGCAACAGCCTGGTGCTGCCGTCGCAGGTGGGCAACATCTACACGGGCTCCATGTACCTGGCGCTGGCCAGCCTCCTGTCCACGGCGCCCCAGGACCTCACCGGTCAGCGCGTGGGGCTGTTCTCCTACGGCAGCGGGTCCTGCGCGGAGTTCTTCAGCGGCGTGGTGCAGGCCGGCGCGCAGGAGCGCGTGGAGGCGCTGGGTCTGGAGGCCCGCCTCTCCCGCCGCCGCGCGCTGTCCATCCCCGAGTACGAGGACGTGATGCGCGCGCGCGAGCACCTGGACGAGCGGCCCGCCGCGGACGCCGCCGGCTCCGGCTTCCGCTACCAGGGCACGCGCGACCACAAGCGCATCTACGCCACCTGA
- a CDS encoding FAD-dependent monooxygenase produces MRVAIIGAGLNGLACAVMLKRLGVDCVVFERGTGPRDSGTGIYVWPQAMQVLRFVLKDRDFLSRGQPIEFLDTHDKHGRLVHSQPVRPAGLGLPAPAMMFLRTELFRLLADRLDEDDIHYGMGCESLENVGDQVRLTFTNGHRFDFDLAVGADGVSSTTRAFVNPGLTPHDTGLVASRGVVKFDSPLLHSDRCQIFTSRHSRVVTYPLNKATSLRYWFAAYQHRNQPLLDRQGLLELFAPLPQDLLRMIGQTPEEDILTHKLKALTGEGQWFRGRVVLLGDSIHAMLPTLGYGLTLGLENGFMLAQALVGHCDADLTAALQRYEIRAARRSREMLQVMNDFTRLYYFEPEGEVSPVRLAPIVQRFQELAQSTVF; encoded by the coding sequence ATGAGGGTCGCCATCATCGGCGCGGGCCTCAACGGGCTGGCCTGCGCCGTCATGCTCAAGCGGCTGGGCGTGGACTGCGTCGTCTTCGAGCGCGGCACGGGGCCCCGGGACTCCGGGACGGGCATCTACGTCTGGCCCCAGGCCATGCAGGTGCTGCGCTTCGTGCTCAAGGACCGCGACTTCCTCTCCCGGGGCCAGCCCATCGAGTTCCTGGACACGCACGACAAGCACGGGCGGCTGGTCCACAGCCAGCCGGTGCGCCCGGCCGGGCTGGGGCTGCCCGCGCCCGCGATGATGTTCCTGCGCACGGAGCTGTTCCGCCTGCTCGCGGACCGCCTGGACGAGGACGACATCCACTACGGCATGGGCTGCGAGTCGCTGGAGAACGTGGGCGACCAGGTGCGCCTCACCTTCACCAACGGCCACCGCTTCGACTTCGACCTCGCGGTGGGTGCGGACGGCGTGTCGTCCACGACGCGCGCCTTCGTCAACCCGGGGCTGACGCCCCATGACACGGGGCTCGTCGCCAGCCGGGGCGTGGTGAAGTTCGACTCGCCGCTGTTGCACTCGGACCGCTGTCAGATCTTCACGTCGCGGCACTCGCGCGTGGTGACGTATCCACTCAACAAGGCCACGTCGCTGCGCTACTGGTTCGCCGCCTACCAGCACCGCAACCAGCCGCTGCTGGACCGGCAGGGGCTGCTGGAGCTGTTCGCGCCGCTGCCCCAGGACCTGCTGCGGATGATCGGCCAGACGCCCGAGGAGGACATCCTCACCCACAAGCTCAAGGCGCTGACGGGCGAGGGCCAGTGGTTCCGGGGCCGGGTGGTGCTGCTGGGCGACAGCATCCACGCGATGCTGCCCACCCTGGGCTACGGGCTGACGCTGGGCCTGGAGAACGGCTTCATGCTGGCGCAGGCCCTGGTGGGGCACTGCGACGCGGACCTGACGGCGGCGCTCCAGCGCTACGAAATCCGCGCCGCGCGGCGCTCGCGGGAGATGCTCCAGGTGATGAACGACTTCACCCGGCTCTACTACTTCGAGCCGGAGGGAGAGGTGTCCCCCGTGAGGCTCGCGCCCATCGTCCAGCGCTTCCAGGAGCTGGCCCAGAGCACGGTGTTCTAG
- a CDS encoding Mpo1-like protein, whose product MSFADKLRVWMPLHENGVSRAVHFVGAYLFTFALLVPLCWVRVPGTPLTAAHLLVAAVALYAVTLEWTAGLLMALPLVPTLFAAEAVAGLPTGTAAGIAAGVMVFRFALVVGAHVVFEKKTHGLSLGGPLLFFIEPVYLLTLGLFALGLKQDLRARVAASP is encoded by the coding sequence ATGAGCTTCGCCGACAAGCTGCGCGTCTGGATGCCCCTGCACGAGAACGGTGTCAGCCGCGCCGTGCACTTCGTGGGGGCCTACCTCTTCACCTTCGCCCTGCTGGTGCCCCTGTGCTGGGTGCGCGTGCCCGGCACGCCCCTCACCGCCGCGCACCTGCTGGTGGCCGCGGTGGCCCTGTACGCCGTGACGCTGGAGTGGACCGCCGGCCTGCTGATGGCCCTGCCGCTCGTCCCCACGCTCTTCGCCGCCGAGGCCGTGGCCGGGCTCCCCACGGGAACGGCCGCGGGCATCGCCGCGGGCGTCATGGTCTTCCGCTTCGCGCTGGTGGTGGGCGCGCACGTCGTCTTCGAGAAGAAGACCCACGGCCTGTCCCTGGGAGGCCCGCTGCTCTTCTTCATCGAGCCCGTGTACCTGCTCACCCTGGGGCTCTTCGCGCTGGGCCTCAAGCAGGACCTGCGCGCGCGCGTGGCCGCCAGCCCCTGA
- a CDS encoding luciferase domain-containing protein encodes MDSPRTVSPGLAALLLAALSCTSQPGDVSRAEPAVRASMVLASTAPEPSFRLPARKGPRPETTDAPPGTPLAHRQLSQLAPPDLQERLFTRAAALPDVRVAPSGISVPGARAFWLRPEASRGPRAAFQVGTEFAHIHPAEDGSLHLTFPPETARQVFQQGWGMPHPRSGTPMLFGPRDEAELEVVWQLLLRSYAWAHDGQDVGVTVE; translated from the coding sequence ATGGATTCCCCACGCACGGTGTCCCCGGGCCTCGCGGCGCTGCTCCTGGCCGCGCTGTCCTGCACCTCGCAGCCCGGTGACGTGTCGCGCGCGGAGCCGGCGGTGCGTGCGTCCATGGTGCTGGCGTCCACGGCGCCGGAGCCGTCCTTCCGGCTGCCCGCGCGCAAGGGGCCTCGCCCGGAGACGACGGACGCGCCGCCGGGGACGCCGCTGGCGCACCGCCAGCTGAGCCAGCTTGCGCCGCCGGACCTGCAGGAGCGCCTGTTCACGCGCGCCGCCGCGCTGCCGGACGTGCGGGTGGCGCCCAGCGGCATCTCCGTGCCGGGCGCTCGCGCCTTCTGGCTGCGGCCGGAGGCGTCCCGAGGCCCTCGCGCGGCGTTCCAGGTGGGGACGGAGTTCGCGCACATCCACCCGGCGGAGGACGGCAGCCTGCACCTGACGTTTCCTCCGGAGACGGCGCGGCAGGTGTTCCAGCAGGGCTGGGGCATGCCGCATCCTCGCTCCGGGACGCCCATGCTCTTTGGTCCGCGCGACGAGGCCGAGCTTGAAGTCGTGTGGCAACTGCTGCTGCGCTCCTACGCCTGGGCCCACGACGGCCAGGACGTGGGCGTGACGGTCGAATGA